One window of the Enterobacter huaxiensis genome contains the following:
- a CDS encoding MFS transporter: MTQHESTTTVLRKNKKVLIASLTGSAIEWFDYFLYGTAAALVFNKIFFPMVDPVIGLILSYLSFSLTFFIRPIGGVLFAHIGDRIGRKKTLVLTLSLMGGATVMIGLLPTYDMIGMWAPALLILMRIIQGMGIGGEWGGALLLAYEYAPEKRKGFFGSIPQAGVTIGMLMATFIVSLMTLFSEEDFLSWGWRIPFLLSSVLVLIGLWIRKDIDETPDFKKVKASGRVAKAPLRDTLKHHWREVLIAAGLKVVETAPFYIFSTFVVSYATTTLTYQKSQALEAVTLGALVATIMIPLMGFLSDRVGRQRMYAVSVFILGLFIVPWFMLLNTGTTWGIVLATVIAFGVLWAPVTAVLGTLCSEIFSANVRYTGITLGYQLGAALAGGTAPLIATGLLAKYDGDWVPVAWYLAVTVIISLIAIYCASRVKRGSVIQAQPDEA, encoded by the coding sequence ATGACACAACATGAAAGCACAACGACGGTCTTACGAAAAAACAAAAAGGTTCTCATCGCCAGCCTCACCGGCAGCGCTATTGAATGGTTTGACTATTTTCTCTACGGCACGGCGGCGGCGCTGGTTTTTAATAAGATATTCTTCCCGATGGTTGATCCGGTTATTGGGCTGATCCTTTCCTATCTCTCTTTCTCATTAACGTTCTTCATCCGCCCTATTGGCGGCGTCCTCTTCGCCCATATCGGGGACCGCATCGGGCGTAAGAAAACGCTGGTGCTAACCCTGTCGCTAATGGGAGGTGCAACCGTGATGATTGGCCTGCTTCCCACTTACGACATGATTGGCATGTGGGCACCGGCGCTGCTGATCCTGATGCGTATCATTCAGGGAATGGGCATTGGCGGTGAATGGGGAGGTGCCCTGCTGCTTGCCTATGAGTACGCGCCCGAGAAGCGCAAAGGCTTCTTCGGCAGTATTCCGCAGGCCGGTGTGACTATCGGAATGCTGATGGCGACCTTTATCGTGTCGCTGATGACGCTGTTCAGCGAGGAGGATTTCCTCTCCTGGGGATGGCGTATTCCCTTTCTGCTGAGTTCCGTACTGGTGCTCATTGGCCTGTGGATCCGTAAAGACATCGACGAAACGCCTGACTTCAAGAAAGTGAAAGCGTCGGGCCGGGTTGCGAAAGCGCCGCTGCGCGATACCCTGAAACACCACTGGCGCGAAGTGCTGATTGCCGCCGGGCTGAAGGTGGTTGAAACCGCGCCGTTTTATATTTTCTCGACTTTTGTGGTCAGCTACGCCACAACCACGCTCACCTATCAGAAGTCTCAGGCGCTGGAGGCCGTGACGCTGGGTGCCCTGGTCGCGACCATCATGATCCCACTCATGGGATTCCTCTCCGATAGGGTTGGCCGCCAGCGCATGTACGCCGTCAGCGTGTTTATTCTGGGCCTGTTCATCGTGCCGTGGTTTATGCTGCTCAATACCGGCACCACGTGGGGCATTGTCCTCGCCACGGTTATCGCCTTTGGCGTGCTGTGGGCGCCCGTCACGGCAGTGCTCGGCACCCTGTGCTCAGAAATATTCAGCGCTAACGTTCGCTACACGGGTATCACTCTGGGCTATCAGCTTGGGGCCGCGCTGGCAGGCGGTACCGCACCGCTTATCGCAACGGGTTTACTGGCGAAATACGATGGCGACTGGGTGCCGGTGGCGTGGTATCTGGCGGTAACGGTAATTATCTCACTGATCGCTATTTACTGTGCCAGCCGCGTGAAGCGTGGTTCGGTGATTCAGGCCCAGCCTGACGAAGCATGA
- a CDS encoding MFS transporter, producing the protein MRLPQRDPYAPREWQPHEKPALLGSPSTPEHPTPKRIAYGIVGLLVCLTGALGNAVVTANLQNLQGTFGAWSTEIAWLPAVYVMTNVSINLLLVKFRQQYGLRAFTEGFLVLYVLVTFFHLFVNDLSSALMVRAAHGMVAAALSSLGIYYQIQAWPAKHRLKALTIGITGSSLAIPMARLFSTELLQLDEWRGLYFFELGLALISLACVMVLKLPPGDRRKVFEKKDFITFFLLAPGMALLCAVLSLGRLYWWFEAPWIGWSLALSLVLIVSAIMFEHNRSNPLLNTRWLSSGSIVRLGLIMLLIRIVLAEQNTGVIGWLQYVGLQNEQMTHLAWSIFAGIVCGIVTSCLTIKPTRLAWPIITSLALMIVASLLDSRSTNLTRPDQLMLSQFLLGFGSAFFLAPAMLAAIGGVIAEPRNLVSFSVMFGMSQNIGGLLGSAILGTFQTWREKYHSSLLADQLTTLNPLVNERIQAYTQMYQSLIGDSALLGTQAITQLQTVTTLEANILAYNDTYLLTASIAAATLVWILWRLLRLRITARMALKNATGNK; encoded by the coding sequence ATGCGCCTGCCCCAACGCGACCCGTATGCTCCTCGCGAGTGGCAGCCACATGAGAAACCCGCCCTGCTGGGTTCACCCTCCACCCCGGAACATCCCACGCCAAAGCGAATTGCCTACGGCATCGTTGGCCTGCTGGTGTGCCTGACCGGGGCGCTGGGTAACGCGGTCGTGACCGCTAATCTGCAAAACTTACAGGGCACCTTCGGGGCCTGGTCGACAGAGATCGCCTGGCTGCCCGCCGTCTATGTGATGACCAACGTCTCCATCAACCTGCTGCTGGTGAAATTTCGTCAGCAGTACGGTCTGCGGGCGTTTACGGAAGGGTTCCTGGTGCTCTACGTGCTGGTCACCTTTTTTCACCTGTTCGTGAACGATCTCAGCTCTGCGCTGATGGTCCGCGCCGCGCACGGCATGGTCGCGGCCGCGCTCAGTTCGCTCGGTATCTATTATCAAATTCAGGCCTGGCCCGCGAAGCACCGGCTCAAGGCGCTGACGATTGGGATTACCGGATCGTCGCTGGCGATCCCTATGGCACGGCTGTTCTCCACCGAACTGCTCCAGCTTGACGAGTGGCGCGGGCTCTACTTCTTCGAGCTGGGGCTGGCCCTGATATCGCTGGCCTGCGTGATGGTGCTCAAGCTGCCGCCGGGCGACCGCCGTAAGGTTTTCGAGAAGAAAGACTTCATCACCTTCTTTCTGCTGGCACCCGGTATGGCGCTACTGTGCGCGGTACTCTCCCTGGGCCGCCTGTACTGGTGGTTTGAAGCGCCGTGGATTGGCTGGTCGCTGGCGCTATCGCTGGTCCTGATCGTCTCCGCGATTATGTTTGAACATAACCGCAGCAATCCTCTGCTCAACACCCGCTGGCTGTCGAGCGGCAGTATCGTGCGCCTGGGGTTAATCATGCTGTTGATCCGCATCGTGCTGGCGGAACAGAACACCGGGGTCATCGGCTGGCTACAGTACGTCGGCCTGCAAAATGAGCAGATGACGCACCTGGCGTGGTCTATCTTTGCCGGGATTGTCTGCGGGATTGTCACCAGCTGTTTGACGATCAAGCCCACCAGACTCGCCTGGCCCATCATTACCTCGCTGGCGCTGATGATCGTGGCCTCATTGCTCGACAGCCGGTCGACCAACCTGACCCGTCCGGACCAGCTGATGCTGAGCCAGTTCCTGCTGGGCTTCGGCAGCGCCTTTTTCCTTGCCCCGGCAATGCTGGCCGCCATCGGCGGCGTCATCGCCGAGCCGCGCAACCTGGTGAGCTTCTCGGTGATGTTTGGCATGAGTCAGAACATCGGTGGCCTGCTCGGTTCCGCAATCCTCGGTACCTTTCAGACCTGGCGCGAGAAGTACCACTCCAGCCTGCTGGCTGACCAGCTCACTACGCTAAACCCGCTGGTGAACGAGCGCATTCAGGCCTATACCCAGATGTACCAAAGCCTGATCGGGGACAGCGCCCTGCTGGGCACGCAGGCCATCACCCAGCTGCAAACGGTCACGACCCTTGAGGCAAACATTCTGGCTTACAACGATACTTACCTTCTGACGGCGAGCATCGCTGCCGCCACGCTGGTCTGGATTTTATGGCGCCTGTTGCGCCTGCGCATAACGGCCCGTATGGCCCTGAAGAACGCCACGGGTAACAAATAA
- a CDS encoding HlyD family secretion protein → MSQQDAAKEQANTRKNVRIVSVFTAAAIGIVGVLVILYAWQLPPFTRHAQFTDNAYVRGQTTFISPQVNGYITEVNVQDFVHVKKGDVLLQIDDRIYRQRVHQAEAQLAMKIAALNNNLQQRKSAEATIAKNEAVLKNARAQSLKTQADLKRVKDLTADGSLSIRERDAALASAAQGSADIDQAKASLEMSRQDLQTVIVNRGSLEADVDNAKAALELAQIDLQNTRIIAPRDGQLGQIAVRLGAYVSAGTHLTTLVPPQHWVIANIKETQLANLRVGQPVKFTVDALNDKAYQGRVESISPATGVEFSAITPDNATGNFVKIAQRIPVRIEILGKPEEYTLLRPGMSVQVTIDTREEKQ, encoded by the coding sequence ATGAGTCAGCAGGATGCCGCAAAAGAGCAGGCCAACACCCGCAAGAATGTGCGTATTGTTTCGGTTTTCACCGCCGCGGCGATCGGTATTGTCGGGGTGCTGGTGATCCTCTACGCCTGGCAGCTGCCGCCGTTCACCCGCCACGCGCAGTTTACGGATAACGCCTACGTCCGCGGCCAGACCACGTTTATCAGCCCGCAGGTGAACGGGTACATCACTGAGGTGAATGTTCAGGATTTCGTTCACGTCAAAAAAGGGGATGTGCTGCTGCAGATTGACGACCGTATCTATCGCCAGCGCGTCCACCAGGCCGAGGCGCAGCTGGCGATGAAGATTGCCGCGCTCAACAACAACCTGCAGCAGCGTAAGAGCGCCGAAGCGACGATCGCGAAAAACGAGGCGGTGCTGAAAAACGCCCGCGCGCAGAGCCTGAAAACCCAGGCGGATTTAAAGCGCGTGAAGGATCTGACGGCAGACGGTTCCCTTTCCATTCGCGAGCGCGACGCGGCGCTGGCGAGTGCCGCTCAGGGCAGCGCCGACATCGACCAGGCCAAAGCGTCGCTTGAGATGTCTCGCCAGGATCTGCAGACCGTTATCGTCAACCGCGGGTCGCTGGAGGCGGACGTCGACAACGCCAAAGCCGCGCTGGAGCTGGCGCAGATCGACCTGCAAAATACCCGCATTATCGCCCCGCGTGACGGCCAGCTCGGGCAGATTGCCGTGCGCCTTGGGGCCTACGTTTCCGCCGGAACGCACCTCACCACGCTGGTGCCGCCGCAGCACTGGGTGATTGCCAATATTAAAGAGACGCAGCTGGCGAACCTGCGCGTCGGACAGCCGGTGAAATTCACCGTCGATGCGTTAAACGATAAAGCCTATCAGGGCCGCGTGGAGAGCATCTCTCCCGCAACGGGCGTGGAGTTCAGCGCAATCACGCCGGATAACGCCACCGGCAACTTCGTTAAAATTGCCCAGCGCATTCCGGTGCGCATTGAAATACTCGGCAAACCGGAAGAATACACGCTGCTGCGCCCGGGCATGTCTGTACAGGTGACGATTGACACGCGGGAGGAGAAGCAATGA
- a CDS encoding efflux transporter outer membrane subunit encodes MTLRPLASLMMAVILAGCQSVDVKPAQPSLHIPNQWRADAGPASPVEQIWWRNFHDSHLNRYVDQALKNNSDVLIARERIDEYQARVYAADGSLFPSLDAGVSGTRARAQSAATGLPVYSTLYKGSLTASYDVDIWGVNRSTAAAAEASLAAQKAAAAAADLTVASSVASGYVTLLSLDEQLRVTQSTLTSREAAFNLAKRQFETGYSSRLELMQSDSELRSTRAQVPVLQHQIAQQENALSLLLGNNPGDVARGESFDALTPLKLPSQLPSTLLNRRPDVVQAERQLVAADASLAASRASLLPSINLTATGSLQDRTLSGLLDNPLQLWSVGGSILAPLLNRQALNAQVDVSQSQRNQALYAYEKTVRNAFSEVNNSLDAITRYQEQLTELLAQQDVSRETLRIAQNRYNNGYSSYLDVLDAQRTLYSVQTSVVQVKNNLLLAQIDLYKALGGGWVSA; translated from the coding sequence ATGACGCTGCGCCCGCTCGCCAGCCTGATGATGGCGGTCATACTGGCAGGGTGCCAGTCGGTCGATGTCAAACCCGCTCAACCGTCCCTGCACATCCCGAACCAATGGCGTGCCGATGCAGGCCCCGCCAGCCCTGTAGAACAGATCTGGTGGCGAAACTTCCACGACAGCCATCTGAACCGCTATGTGGACCAGGCGCTTAAAAACAACAGCGATGTGCTGATTGCCCGCGAGCGGATCGATGAATATCAGGCGCGGGTCTACGCTGCAGACGGCAGCCTCTTTCCCTCGCTGGATGCCGGAGTCTCCGGTACGCGGGCCCGCGCGCAATCTGCCGCTACGGGGCTCCCTGTCTACAGCACGCTGTACAAAGGCAGCCTGACCGCAAGCTATGATGTCGATATCTGGGGCGTGAACCGCAGCACCGCTGCGGCTGCCGAGGCGTCGCTGGCGGCGCAGAAAGCCGCAGCCGCGGCGGCGGATTTGACGGTTGCCTCTTCGGTGGCCTCCGGGTACGTCACCCTGCTCTCGCTGGATGAACAGCTGCGCGTGACTCAATCTACCCTGACGTCCCGCGAAGCGGCGTTTAACCTTGCCAAACGGCAGTTTGAGACGGGCTACAGTTCGCGGCTGGAGCTGATGCAGTCCGACTCGGAGCTGCGCTCTACGCGGGCGCAGGTTCCGGTACTCCAGCATCAGATTGCTCAGCAGGAAAACGCGCTGAGCCTGCTGCTGGGTAATAACCCAGGCGACGTTGCGCGCGGTGAAAGCTTCGACGCGCTAACGCCGCTGAAGCTCCCCTCGCAGCTGCCTTCGACGCTGCTTAATCGCCGTCCGGACGTCGTTCAGGCCGAGCGCCAGCTGGTTGCGGCAGACGCCTCGCTTGCCGCGTCGCGCGCCAGCCTTCTGCCGTCGATCAACCTGACGGCGACCGGATCGCTGCAGGATCGTACCCTGTCAGGCCTGCTGGACAACCCGCTCCAGCTCTGGAGCGTGGGCGGAAGCATTCTTGCCCCGCTGTTGAACCGACAGGCGCTGAATGCGCAGGTGGATGTTTCACAGTCCCAGCGCAATCAGGCGCTGTACGCCTACGAAAAAACCGTACGCAATGCCTTTTCAGAAGTGAATAACAGCCTTGATGCCATTACGCGCTATCAGGAACAGCTTACCGAACTGCTGGCTCAGCAGGACGTTTCCCGGGAGACGCTGCGCATTGCGCAAAACCGCTACAACAACGGGTATTCATCCTATCTGGACGTGCTCGACGCTCAGCGTACGCTGTACTCGGTGCAGACCAGCGTGGTACAGGTAAAAAATAACCTGCTGCTGGCGCAAATTGATTTGTATAAAGCGCTGGGGGGCGGCTGGGTCAGTGCCTGA
- the hrpA gene encoding ATP-dependent RNA helicase HrpA, whose product MTEQQKLTFPMLLQQLDTLMLRDKQRFARRLHGVKKVKNPDAQQAIYQEMAKEIEQAAGRVVLREAARPAITYPENLPVSQKKQDILEAVRDHQVVIVAGETGSGKTTQLPKICMELGRGVKGLIGHTQPRRLAARTVANRIAEELQTEPGGCIGYKVRFSDHVSDNTMVKLMTDGILLAEIQQDRLLMQYDTIIIDEAHERSLNIDFLLGYLKELLPRRPDLKIIITSATIDPERFSKHFNNAPIIEVSGRTYPVEVRYRPIVEEADDTERDQLQAIFDAVDELGNESAGDILIFMSGEREIRDTADALSKRDLRHTEILPLYARLSNSEQNRVFQAHSGRRIVLATNVAETSLTVPGIKYVIDPGTARISRYSYRTKVQRLPIEPVSQASANQRKGRCGRVSEGICIRLYSEDDFLSRPEFTDPEILRTNLASVILQMTALGLGDIAAFPFVEAPDKRNIQDGVRLLEELGAITTDEQATVYKLTPLGRQLSQLPVDPRLARMVLEAQKHGCVREAMIITSALSIQDPRERPMDKQQASDEKHRRFHDKESDFLAFVNLWNYLGEQQKALSSNQFRRQCRVEFLNYLRVREWQDIYTQLRQVVKELGIPVNSEPAEYREIHIALLTGLLSHIGMKDAEKQEYTGARNARFSIFPGSGLFKKPPKWTMVAELVETSRLWGRIAARIDPEWVEPVAQHLLKRSYSEPHWERAQGAVMATEKVTVYGLPVVAARKVNYSQIDPALSRELFIRHALVEGDWQTRHAFFRENLKLRAEVEELEHKSRRRDILVDDEALFEFYDQRISHEVISARHFDSWWKKAGKETPDLLNFEKSMLIKEGAESVSKLDYPNFWHQGNLKLRLTYQFEPGTDADGVTVHIPLPLLNQVEESGFEWQIPGLRRELVIALIKSLPKPVRRNFVPAPNYAEAFLGRVTPLELPLLDALEREFRRMTGTTIDREDWNWDQVPDHLKISFRVVDDKNKKLQEGRSLTELKEALKGKVQETLSAVADDGIEQSGLHIWSFGQLPESYEQKRGNYKVKAWPALVDERDSVAIRLFDNPLEQQQMMWRGLRRLLLLNIPSPIKYLHEKLPNKAKLGLYFNPYGKVLDLIDDCISCGVDKLIHEAGGPVWTEEAFAKLHDKVRAELNDAVVEIAKQVEQILTAVFNINKRLKGRVDMTMALGLSDVKAQMAGLVYRGFVTGNGFKRLGDTLRYLQAIEKRLEKMAIDPHRDRVQMLKVESVQQAWQQWLNKLPPARREDEDVQEIRWMIEELRVSFFAQQLGTPYPISDKRILQAMEQISG is encoded by the coding sequence ATGACAGAACAACAAAAATTAACCTTCCCGATGCTTCTGCAGCAGCTTGATACGCTGATGCTGCGCGATAAACAGCGCTTTGCGCGCCGCCTGCACGGGGTGAAGAAGGTTAAAAATCCTGATGCACAACAGGCCATTTACCAGGAGATGGCGAAAGAGATAGAACAGGCCGCAGGGAGAGTTGTGCTGCGCGAAGCCGCGCGTCCGGCTATTACCTATCCGGAAAACCTGCCCGTCAGCCAGAAAAAACAGGACATCCTTGAGGCCGTCCGCGATCACCAGGTGGTGATTGTCGCAGGTGAAACGGGGTCAGGAAAAACGACGCAGCTTCCTAAAATCTGCATGGAGCTGGGGCGCGGGGTGAAAGGTCTGATTGGCCACACCCAGCCGCGTCGACTGGCCGCGCGCACCGTGGCGAACCGTATTGCCGAAGAGCTGCAGACGGAGCCGGGGGGCTGCATCGGATACAAGGTCCGCTTCAGCGACCACGTCAGCGATAACACCATGGTGAAGCTGATGACCGACGGTATTCTGCTGGCGGAAATCCAGCAGGATCGCCTGCTGATGCAGTACGACACCATCATCATCGATGAAGCCCACGAGCGCAGCCTGAACATCGATTTCCTGCTCGGCTACCTGAAAGAGCTGCTGCCGCGTCGTCCGGATCTGAAAATCATCATCACCTCCGCAACCATCGACCCTGAGCGCTTCTCGAAGCATTTCAACAATGCGCCAATTATTGAGGTCTCTGGCCGCACCTATCCGGTCGAGGTGCGCTATCGCCCGATCGTGGAAGAGGCGGATGATACCGAGCGCGACCAGCTGCAGGCCATCTTCGACGCCGTTGACGAGCTGGGTAACGAAAGCGCGGGCGACATCCTGATCTTCATGAGCGGCGAGCGCGAAATTCGCGACACCGCCGATGCGCTCAGCAAGCGCGACCTGCGCCACACCGAGATTCTGCCGCTTTATGCCCGCCTGTCTAACAGCGAACAGAACCGCGTGTTCCAGGCGCACAGCGGGCGGCGCATCGTGCTCGCGACTAACGTGGCGGAAACCTCGCTGACCGTACCGGGCATTAAATACGTTATCGACCCGGGCACGGCGCGCATCAGCCGCTACAGCTACCGCACCAAGGTCCAGCGCCTGCCGATTGAGCCAGTATCTCAGGCCTCCGCCAACCAGCGTAAGGGCCGCTGCGGCCGCGTGTCCGAAGGGATCTGTATTCGTCTTTATTCGGAAGACGATTTCCTGTCGCGTCCGGAATTTACCGACCCGGAAATTCTGCGTACCAACCTGGCGTCCGTTATTCTGCAGATGACCGCGCTGGGGCTAGGCGACATCGCGGCGTTTCCGTTCGTCGAAGCGCCGGACAAACGCAACATTCAGGACGGCGTACGCCTGCTGGAAGAGCTCGGCGCCATTACCACCGACGAGCAGGCGACGGTCTATAAGCTGACGCCGCTGGGCCGCCAGCTCAGCCAGCTGCCCGTTGACCCGCGTCTGGCGCGTATGGTGCTGGAGGCGCAGAAGCACGGCTGCGTGCGCGAGGCGATGATCATCACCTCGGCGCTCTCCATTCAGGACCCGCGCGAGCGTCCGATGGACAAACAGCAGGCGTCTGACGAAAAACACCGCAGGTTCCACGACAAAGAGTCCGATTTCCTCGCCTTCGTGAACCTGTGGAACTACCTCGGCGAGCAGCAGAAAGCGCTCTCCTCGAACCAGTTCCGCCGCCAGTGCCGCGTCGAATTCCTCAACTATCTGCGCGTGCGCGAATGGCAGGACATCTACACCCAGCTGCGCCAGGTGGTGAAAGAGCTGGGGATCCCGGTCAACAGCGAGCCGGCGGAGTACCGCGAAATTCATATCGCGCTGCTGACCGGCCTGCTGTCCCACATTGGGATGAAGGACGCCGAAAAGCAGGAGTATACCGGCGCGCGCAACGCCCGTTTCTCTATCTTCCCCGGTTCTGGCCTGTTCAAGAAGCCGCCGAAGTGGACCATGGTTGCCGAGCTGGTAGAGACCAGCCGCCTGTGGGGGCGGATTGCCGCGCGCATCGATCCGGAATGGGTTGAACCAGTGGCCCAGCACCTGCTCAAGCGCTCGTACAGCGAACCGCACTGGGAGCGCGCGCAGGGCGCGGTGATGGCGACCGAGAAGGTGACCGTTTACGGCCTGCCGGTGGTCGCCGCGCGTAAGGTCAACTACAGCCAGATCGATCCGGCACTCAGCCGCGAGCTGTTTATCCGGCACGCGCTGGTGGAGGGAGACTGGCAGACGCGGCATGCGTTCTTCCGCGAAAACCTGAAGCTGCGCGCCGAAGTGGAAGAGCTTGAGCATAAATCCCGCCGCCGCGACATTCTGGTGGACGACGAGGCGCTGTTTGAGTTTTACGATCAGCGCATCAGCCACGAGGTCATTTCCGCTCGCCATTTTGACAGCTGGTGGAAGAAAGCCGGCAAAGAGACGCCTGACCTGCTCAACTTCGAAAAGAGCATGCTGATTAAGGAAGGGGCGGAGTCGGTCAGCAAGCTCGACTACCCGAACTTCTGGCATCAGGGCAACCTCAAGCTGCGGCTGACCTATCAGTTTGAGCCGGGTACGGACGCCGACGGCGTAACCGTTCACATCCCGCTGCCGCTGCTGAACCAGGTAGAAGAGAGCGGCTTTGAGTGGCAAATTCCCGGCCTGCGCCGCGAGCTGGTGATTGCGCTGATCAAATCCCTGCCTAAGCCGGTGCGCCGCAACTTTGTGCCTGCGCCAAACTACGCGGAAGCGTTTTTAGGCCGCGTCACGCCGCTGGAGCTGCCGCTGCTGGACGCGCTTGAACGTGAGTTCCGCCGCATGACCGGCACCACCATCGACCGCGAAGACTGGAACTGGGATCAGGTGCCCGATCACCTGAAAATCAGCTTCCGCGTGGTGGACGACAAAAACAAAAAGCTGCAGGAAGGCCGTTCGCTGACCGAGCTGAAAGAGGCCCTGAAAGGCAAGGTTCAGGAGACGCTCTCCGCCGTGGCGGACGACGGTATCGAGCAGAGCGGGCTGCACATCTGGAGCTTTGGTCAGCTTCCGGAAAGCTACGAGCAGAAGCGCGGGAACTATAAGGTGAAAGCCTGGCCTGCGCTGGTCGATGAGCGCGACAGCGTGGCGATTAGGCTCTTTGATAATCCGCTGGAGCAGCAGCAGATGATGTGGCGCGGGCTGCGTCGCCTGCTGCTGCTCAACATCCCGTCGCCGATTAAGTATCTGCACGAGAAGCTGCCGAACAAAGCCAAACTGGGGCTGTACTTTAACCCATACGGCAAGGTGCTTGACCTGATTGATGACTGCATCTCCTGCGGCGTGGATAAGTTAATCCACGAGGCGGGGGGGCCGGTCTGGACGGAAGAGGCCTTTGCGAAGCTGCACGACAAGGTGCGCGCGGAGCTGAATGACGCCGTGGTGGAGATTGCTAAACAGGTCGAGCAGATCCTGACCGCCGTTTTCAATATCAACAAGCGCCTGAAAGGCCGCGTGGATATGACCATGGCGCTGGGGCTCTCGGACGTGAAGGCGCAGATGGCGGGGCTGGTCTATCGCGGCTTTGTCACCGGCAACGGCTTTAAGCGTCTGGGCGATACGCTGCGCTACCTTCAGGCGATTGAAAAACGTCTGGAGAAAATGGCCATCGACCCGCATCGTGACCGCGTGCAGATGCTGAAAGTTGAAAGCGTACAGCAGGCGTGGCAGCAGTGGCTGAACAAGCTGCCGCCAGCGCGTCGCGAGGATGAAGACGTGCAGGAGATCCGCTGGATGATCGAGGAGCTGCGCGTCAGCTTCTTTGCCCAGCAGCTCGGCACGCCGTATCCGATTTCGGATAAGCGTATCCTGCAGGCGATGGAGCAGATTTCCGGTTAA
- the azoR gene encoding FMN-dependent NADH-azoreductase has protein sequence MSKVLVLKSSILAGYSQSGQLSDYFVEQWREQHPADEITVRDLAANPIPVLDGELVGALRPSDAPLTPRQQEALALSDELIAELQAHDVIVINAPMYNFNIPTQLKNYFDLVARAGVTFRYTEKGPEGLVTGKRAVVLTSRGGIHKDTATDLVTPYLSVFLGFIGITDVNFVFAEGIAYGPEVATKAQSDAKAAIDGFVAA, from the coding sequence ATGAGCAAAGTATTAGTATTAAAATCCAGTATTCTGGCAGGGTACTCTCAGTCTGGTCAGCTGTCTGATTATTTCGTTGAGCAGTGGCGTGAACAGCATCCAGCGGACGAAATCACCGTGCGTGACCTGGCTGCAAACCCAATTCCTGTGCTGGACGGCGAGCTGGTTGGCGCGCTGCGTCCGAGCGATGCTCCACTGACTCCACGTCAGCAGGAAGCCCTGGCGCTGTCCGACGAGCTGATTGCTGAACTGCAGGCGCACGACGTTATCGTGATCAACGCCCCAATGTACAACTTCAACATCCCTACCCAGCTGAAGAACTACTTTGACCTGGTAGCCCGCGCGGGCGTGACCTTCCGTTACACCGAGAAAGGCCCTGAAGGTCTGGTGACGGGCAAACGTGCGGTGGTATTGACCAGCCGCGGCGGCATTCACAAAGATACCGCAACTGACCTGGTAACGCCGTATCTGTCCGTCTTCCTGGGCTTCATCGGCATCACCGACGTGAACTTCGTGTTCGCGGAAGGTATCGCTTACGGTCCGGAAGTGGCGACCAAAGCCCAGTCCGATGCGAAAGCCGCGATCGACGGTTTTGTAGCAGCCTAA
- a CDS encoding RluA family pseudouridine synthase has protein sequence MSAIVDNFIAPPCLDEIEILWQDEHLLLIDKPSGLLSLSGKNPQNLDSVHYRLVQNFPGCTLVHRLDFGTSGIMVIALNKAINAALCHQFSQRAVNKAYSALLCGHVKDDEGVIDAPIAKDPALFPLMSICAITGKPARSRYRVIERFYQATGLPLTRVALTPETGRTHQLRIHCQQLGHPILGCDLYGGLEWPGAGEAPRLMLHASGLDFVHPVSGEAINARHAAPF, from the coding sequence ATGTCTGCAATCGTCGATAACTTTATTGCCCCACCTTGTCTCGATGAGATTGAAATTCTCTGGCAGGACGAGCATCTGCTGCTGATCGATAAACCCTCCGGCCTGCTCAGCCTGTCGGGCAAAAACCCGCAAAACCTCGATTCCGTTCATTACCGTCTGGTGCAAAACTTCCCGGGCTGCACGCTGGTGCATCGTCTGGATTTCGGCACATCCGGCATTATGGTGATTGCGCTTAATAAAGCGATAAACGCCGCGCTTTGCCACCAGTTTAGCCAGCGCGCCGTGAATAAGGCCTATAGCGCACTGCTGTGCGGACACGTTAAGGACGACGAAGGCGTTATTGATGCGCCGATTGCCAAAGACCCGGCGCTGTTCCCGCTGATGTCGATTTGCGCCATTACGGGCAAACCGGCGCGATCCCGCTACCGGGTGATTGAACGTTTTTATCAGGCGACGGGCTTACCGCTGACGCGGGTTGCGCTCACGCCGGAGACGGGGCGAACCCACCAGCTGCGCATTCACTGCCAGCAGTTGGGTCACCCTATATTGGGCTGCGATTTATATGGCGGTCTTGAATGGCCTGGCGCCGGGGAGGCGCCGCGGCTGATGCTGCACGCCAGCGGGCTGGATTTTGTGCATCCGGTAAGCGGCGAGGCGATTAACGCCCGTCACGCTGCACCGTTTTAA